From the Chloroflexus aurantiacus J-10-fl genome, one window contains:
- the corA gene encoding magnesium/cobalt transporter CorA: MVTLHTFQRQQVQQLTDFDQISELLLQPRTMIWLDLEQPTDAEIALLREEFGFHPLAIEDALQMHERPKIETYPGYYLIIFYSVEYDAKQRTLQFLPVALFVGANYLVSIRSGPVRHVQETLARWQSNGYMPGYQVSSILYALIDAIVDDYFVALDALGEQIDDIEDEIFQRGRHEVASDIFTLKKDLLLLRRIVAPERDILNVLLRQEVRIFHPRELTYVRDVYDHLVRITESIDLYRDLLSSALDSYLSLQGNQLNQLVKVLTLWSIILMSCSLVAGIYGMNFALMPELEQPWGYPFALGLMLTIAVGLAIYFKRRRWW, translated from the coding sequence ATGGTAACACTGCACACCTTTCAACGTCAACAGGTGCAACAGCTCACCGATTTCGATCAGATCAGCGAACTCCTTCTCCAACCACGCACCATGATCTGGCTCGATCTTGAACAACCGACAGACGCAGAGATTGCCCTGTTGCGCGAAGAGTTCGGTTTTCATCCGCTCGCGATTGAAGATGCGCTACAGATGCACGAACGACCGAAGATTGAAACCTACCCCGGTTACTACCTGATCATCTTCTACAGCGTTGAATACGATGCGAAGCAGCGAACATTACAGTTTCTGCCGGTGGCGCTCTTTGTCGGGGCAAATTATCTGGTCAGTATCCGCAGCGGCCCGGTGCGCCATGTGCAAGAGACGCTGGCGCGCTGGCAGAGTAATGGCTATATGCCGGGCTATCAGGTGAGCAGTATCCTCTACGCGCTGATTGATGCGATTGTTGACGATTACTTCGTCGCGCTGGATGCCCTCGGTGAACAGATTGATGACATCGAAGACGAGATTTTTCAACGCGGTCGCCACGAAGTAGCCAGTGACATCTTCACCCTGAAGAAAGACCTTCTGTTGCTACGGCGCATTGTCGCACCTGAGCGTGACATTCTGAATGTCCTATTGCGCCAGGAAGTGCGTATCTTCCACCCCCGTGAGTTAACCTACGTTCGCGATGTCTACGATCATCTGGTGCGGATCACCGAGTCGATTGATCTCTACCGCGACCTGCTCTCAAGTGCGCTGGATAGCTATCTTTCACTGCAAGGCAATCAACTCAATCAGTTGGTAAAGGTCTTAACCCTCTGGTCGATTATTTTGATGTCCTGTTCACTGGTTGCCGGTATCTACGGGATGAACTTTGCGCTCATGCCCGAACTCGAACAGCCGTGGGGGTATCCGTTTGCACTTGGTTTGATGCTAACTATTGCCGTTGGACTGGCAATTTACTTTAAACGGAGGCGCTGGTGGTAG
- a CDS encoding flagellar filament outer layer protein FlaA, translating to MHHARYLHLLLLLSLFLAGWPSVPAAVQSANPSAFGANTHIATTYPFPDSLHQPADVIAQSALGWVREEFQWGRIEPRPGQYDWTFTDRAVNELTQRGINIVGLFNPAVGWGTPSPADDGIPPEQGSFYPPDPQLFASFVATVVNRYKDRIRYWQVWNEPDNPVYWRPAPDPAAYAALLRAVYPAIKAADPGATVLAAGIVSPEPAGSFLQALADNGAWNSFDIIALHPYTDPLGPEAGSIDSVGIGAIQTLAARLGPKPIWVTEFGWADSESDRTGAQSIDGETQANYLIRAMALLRQAGVERVIMFRFKDMQLRNGVPYNAYGLLRYGNGQADYSQFKPAFNAFRTLNQQVGGRQPLGVRRLSEARIAFDFERSLNWQTFPVGNGSIGQSSAQVRSGSGAAEVRYRFTTGGNDYVSFTPREAISFPAGTTQIGVWVYGDGSSFDLKVQLRDIQGEILQYRLGKIGPTGWQQLVAAINGPVEPGNRIRFVDGKLDGEITLQAIVIDDDPDSRTGEGVIYLDDLTGYSGPEAYAARFASDNGVVEVVWAVDGGQVRIPSADAVVTVIDRDGTQRQQATSGGFLTLDVGPRPVYLIYRPGAEQPVSPSQPAASGGFVPPNGAFADDAMRNVWQRTDQPVAGGAPGLRPRSWIWGPQPISGAMREPYAQSPGGSRLVQYFDKSRMEINNPNAPRNQWYVTNGLLVVEMLTGRIQLGDAQFEDRTPADEAVAGDPAAVNPNAPTYATLRSVAFPVQTSRAPDRSGQVVTAFLNRDGSVSERPDLGRYDVRIGSYESTLGHNIPQVFLDYFAQQGVVFENGRYVNRQIIDWVFVMGLPISEPYWARVKVGGVEKDVLIQAFERRVLTYTPDNDPNWRVEMGNVGQHYLRWRYGGQ from the coding sequence ATGCATCATGCCCGTTATCTCCACCTTCTCCTGTTGTTGAGCCTTTTCCTGGCGGGTTGGCCCTCTGTACCAGCAGCCGTGCAATCGGCCAACCCCTCAGCTTTTGGCGCTAATACACATATCGCCACGACCTACCCATTCCCCGACTCCCTGCACCAACCGGCAGACGTAATCGCTCAAAGTGCGCTGGGCTGGGTGCGTGAGGAGTTTCAGTGGGGACGCATCGAACCGCGTCCCGGTCAGTATGACTGGACGTTCACCGACCGGGCGGTCAATGAACTGACGCAGCGCGGGATCAACATTGTTGGTCTGTTTAATCCGGCAGTCGGCTGGGGCACGCCAAGCCCGGCAGATGACGGTATTCCACCAGAGCAGGGCAGTTTCTACCCGCCAGACCCACAACTCTTTGCCAGCTTTGTGGCGACAGTCGTAAATCGCTACAAAGATCGGATACGTTACTGGCAGGTTTGGAATGAACCTGACAATCCGGTCTACTGGCGTCCGGCACCCGATCCGGCTGCGTATGCGGCGCTGCTCCGTGCGGTTTACCCGGCGATCAAAGCCGCCGATCCCGGTGCAACCGTGCTGGCAGCCGGGATCGTCTCCCCCGAACCTGCCGGATCGTTCTTACAGGCACTGGCCGATAACGGTGCCTGGAATTCGTTCGACATTATTGCCCTTCACCCCTACACCGATCCACTCGGTCCTGAAGCCGGTTCGATTGATAGTGTTGGAATTGGTGCGATCCAGACCCTGGCTGCCCGCCTGGGGCCAAAGCCGATCTGGGTCACTGAGTTCGGCTGGGCCGATAGCGAGAGTGATCGTACCGGTGCGCAGTCTATTGATGGCGAGACGCAGGCCAATTATCTGATCCGGGCGATGGCGCTGCTGCGTCAGGCCGGCGTCGAACGGGTCATCATGTTCCGCTTTAAGGACATGCAACTGCGCAATGGCGTGCCGTACAACGCTTACGGTTTGCTTCGCTACGGCAATGGTCAGGCCGACTACAGTCAGTTCAAACCGGCTTTCAACGCATTCCGCACGCTCAACCAGCAGGTAGGTGGACGCCAGCCACTCGGTGTGCGCAGATTGAGCGAGGCACGGATTGCATTCGATTTTGAACGGTCGCTAAACTGGCAGACCTTCCCGGTTGGCAATGGTTCGATTGGACAGAGCAGTGCCCAGGTACGTAGCGGTAGCGGTGCAGCCGAGGTGCGCTATCGCTTTACAACCGGAGGGAATGACTACGTAAGTTTTACCCCTCGTGAAGCTATCAGCTTTCCCGCCGGCACAACCCAGATTGGCGTCTGGGTGTACGGTGACGGAAGTAGTTTCGATCTCAAGGTGCAACTGCGCGATATCCAGGGCGAGATTCTCCAATACCGGTTGGGGAAGATTGGGCCAACCGGCTGGCAACAGCTTGTTGCCGCCATCAATGGCCCGGTTGAGCCGGGGAACCGCATCCGTTTTGTTGATGGCAAGCTCGATGGCGAGATCACCTTGCAGGCAATCGTGATCGACGATGATCCAGACAGTCGTACCGGCGAAGGGGTGATCTATCTCGATGATCTGACCGGCTACAGCGGGCCGGAAGCCTACGCAGCTCGTTTTGCTAGCGACAATGGCGTAGTCGAGGTTGTCTGGGCAGTCGATGGTGGTCAGGTACGGATTCCCAGTGCCGATGCCGTTGTGACGGTTATTGACCGTGATGGTACACAGCGACAACAGGCTACGTCAGGCGGTTTCTTGACACTCGATGTTGGGCCGCGACCGGTCTACCTGATCTACCGTCCAGGAGCTGAACAGCCGGTATCGCCATCGCAACCAGCGGCCAGCGGTGGATTCGTACCACCCAACGGTGCCTTCGCCGACGATGCGATGCGCAATGTCTGGCAGCGCACCGATCAGCCGGTGGCCGGCGGCGCACCCGGCTTGCGACCACGCTCGTGGATCTGGGGGCCACAGCCGATCAGCGGTGCGATGCGCGAACCGTATGCCCAAAGCCCCGGTGGGAGTCGACTGGTACAGTACTTCGACAAGAGTCGGATGGAGATCAACAACCCAAATGCACCGCGCAATCAGTGGTATGTCACGAACGGCCTGCTCGTGGTTGAAATGCTTACCGGACGAATACAGCTTGGCGATGCCCAATTTGAAGATCGCACCCCGGCAGATGAAGCTGTTGCCGGCGATCCGGCAGCGGTGAATCCCAACGCGCCGACCTACGCCACTCTGCGCAGTGTAGCCTTCCCGGTACAGACGAGCCGCGCCCCAGATCGGAGCGGGCAGGTAGTGACCGCCTTCCTCAACCGCGACGGAAGCGTGAGCGAACGTCCTGACCTGGGACGGTACGATGTCCGCATTGGTAGCTACGAATCAACCCTCGGTCACAACATTCCCCAGGTCTTCCTCGACTACTTTGCCCAGCAAGGGGTCGTGTTTGAAAATGGCCGCTACGTCAATCGCCAGATCATTGACTGGGTCTTCGTCATGGGCTTACCGATCAGCGAACCATACTGGGCCAGGGTAAAAGTTGGCGGGGTCGAAAAAGATGTCCTGATCCAGGCCTTTGAACGGCGTGTACTCACCTACACCCCTGACAACGATCCCAACTGGCGGGTCGAGATGGGCAATGTCGGACAGCACTACCTGCGCTGGCGGTATGGTGGGCAATGA
- a CDS encoding STAS domain-containing protein — protein sequence MRGLVPWLLHIPNVDEDEQRRGQVIIVLALLINIITILSTPLVFIVTPQSALPLLFINIAGFVIYTAVIVLSRIGQVYWSGALFVITITSLILTIPFGIQTDRITSYTSPFFLIFTLLVAGMVLRPIWVWAVLIFNVSGLLVSWWLAGIPLFSGELEQTLQTAAIFLQIGTALFTFVGGQITATALHEARQRREEARQIAGQLATLNATLEAQVAQRTAALQQALYELEQRAAEQARLLAENEQQRQAIRELSVPVLPIRETTLVMPLVGALDTARLADMQQQALEQIARANARDLFIDVTGVPVIDTQVAKGLIQVVEAARLMGTRVTLVGIRPEVAQTLVTLGIDLHSIRTFSTLQAALRSERQASGQ from the coding sequence ATGCGCGGACTCGTACCATGGCTATTACACATCCCCAACGTTGATGAAGATGAGCAGCGGCGTGGGCAGGTGATTATAGTGCTGGCATTACTCATAAATATCATCACCATATTATCAACACCGCTGGTATTTATCGTCACCCCACAATCGGCGTTACCGCTCTTATTCATCAATATAGCCGGATTCGTTATCTATACCGCCGTTATCGTTCTCAGCAGAATCGGTCAAGTCTACTGGAGTGGTGCGCTTTTTGTTATTACCATTACCAGTCTGATTCTTACAATCCCCTTTGGCATCCAAACAGACCGAATCACTTCTTATACTTCCCCCTTCTTTCTCATTTTTACACTTCTCGTTGCCGGAATGGTATTACGACCGATCTGGGTCTGGGCGGTGCTGATCTTCAACGTAAGTGGTCTTCTGGTTAGCTGGTGGCTGGCTGGAATACCATTATTTAGTGGTGAGCTTGAACAAACACTTCAGACTGCGGCCATCTTCCTGCAGATTGGTACAGCACTCTTCACGTTTGTCGGTGGGCAGATTACCGCAACCGCCCTGCACGAGGCACGACAGCGCCGCGAAGAAGCCCGTCAGATCGCCGGTCAACTGGCAACCCTGAATGCCACCCTTGAAGCGCAGGTCGCCCAGCGCACCGCCGCCTTACAACAGGCCTTGTACGAACTTGAGCAGCGGGCTGCTGAACAGGCCCGGTTGCTGGCCGAAAACGAACAGCAACGGCAGGCCATCCGTGAATTGAGTGTACCGGTACTGCCCATCCGCGAGACAACGCTGGTGATGCCGCTGGTTGGTGCCCTCGATACTGCCCGCCTGGCCGATATGCAACAGCAGGCCCTCGAACAGATTGCCCGTGCTAATGCCCGTGACCTGTTCATCGATGTAACCGGGGTACCGGTGATTGATACGCAGGTAGCCAAGGGGTTGATCCAGGTGGTCGAAGCTGCCCGCTTGATGGGCACACGGGTCACCCTGGTCGGCATTCGCCCGGAAGTCGCCCAAACCCTGGTCACGCTGGGTATTGACCTGCACTCAATTCGCACTTTTAGTACCTTGCAGGCTGCATTGAGGAGTGAACGACAGGCATCCGGGCAGTGA
- a CDS encoding STAS domain-containing protein — protein sequence MRAFTTWLFQIQTTDEDDLRRGRTNIIVSLVMIILAILAIPISFLAENNPTSGITIISVGIIAYTVSIAVTKAGRVNIGGLILISFVTLPILTPIVAQTSPTSPFTSPFYLILSTLVAGLTLRPILTWAVLIINLVGLFVAWNIAGINLFADALGTSLGAAAIFLQIGTALFTFVGGQITATALHEARQRREEARQIAGQLATLNATLEAQVAQRTAALQQALHELEQRAAEQARLLAENEQQRQAIRELSVPVLPIRETTLVMPLVGALDTARLADMQQQALEQIARTNARDLFIDVTGVPVIDTQVAKGLIQVVEAARLMGTRVTLVGIRPEVAQTLVTLGIDLRSIRTFSTLQAALGEGRK from the coding sequence ATGCGAGCATTTACCACCTGGTTGTTTCAGATTCAGACCACTGATGAAGACGATCTCCGTCGCGGCCGCACCAACATTATCGTTTCACTGGTCATGATCATATTGGCAATACTGGCGATTCCTATCAGTTTTCTCGCTGAAAACAACCCCACCAGCGGCATCACCATAATCTCTGTAGGTATTATTGCTTACACCGTTTCCATAGCTGTTACGAAGGCTGGCCGGGTGAATATTGGTGGCCTCATTCTGATCAGCTTTGTTACCCTACCAATACTGACACCGATTGTCGCCCAAACCTCACCAACCAGCCCCTTTACGTCGCCTTTCTACCTCATTTTGTCTACGTTAGTGGCCGGATTAACCTTGCGACCGATCCTGACCTGGGCAGTATTGATCATCAATCTGGTCGGTCTGTTTGTTGCCTGGAATATTGCCGGGATCAACCTTTTTGCCGATGCGCTGGGAACCTCGCTCGGTGCGGCTGCCATCTTCCTACAGATTGGTACAGCGCTCTTCACGTTTGTCGGCGGGCAGATTACCGCAACCGCCCTGCACGAGGCACGACAGCGCCGCGAAGAAGCCCGTCAGATCGCCGGTCAACTGGCAACCCTGAATGCCACCCTTGAAGCGCAGGTCGCCCAGCGCACCGCCGCCTTACAACAAGCCCTGCACGAGCTTGAGCAGCGAGCTGCCGAACAGGCCCGGTTGCTGGCCGAAAACGAACAGCAACGGCAGGCCATCCGTGAATTGAGTGTACCGGTACTGCCCATCCGCGAGACGACGCTGGTGATGCCGCTGGTTGGTGCCCTTGATACTGCCCGCCTGGCCGATATGCAACAGCAGGCCCTCGAACAGATTGCGCGTACCAATGCCCGTGACCTGTTCATCGATGTAACCGGGGTACCGGTGATTGATACGCAGGTAGCCAAGGGGTTGATCCAGGTAGTCGAAGCTGCCCGCTTGATGGGCACACGGGTCACCCTGGTCGGAATCCGACCAGAAGTCGCCCAAACCCTGGTCACGCTGGGCATTGACCTGCGCTCAATTCGTACTTTTAGTACCTTGCAGGCTGCATTGGGGGAAGGGAGGAAGTAG
- the argG gene encoding argininosuccinate synthase, translating to MAKILQHLPVGEKIGIAFSGGLDTSAAIHWMRAKGAIPYAYTANLGQPDEPDYEDIPRRALMYGAEAARLIDCRQQLVAEGLAALQCGAFHISTAGLPYFNTTPLGRAVTGTMLVAAMREDGVHIWGDGSTYKGNDIERFYRYGLLVNPDLRIYKPWLDQAFIDELGGRAEMSAYLSRAGFEYRMPAEKAYSTDSNMLGATHEAKDLEFLDRNITIVKPIMGVAFWQPDVHIEYEEVRITFEEGFPVAINGMTFPDHVALMAEANRIGGRHGLGMSDQIENRIIEAKSRGIYEAPGMALLYIAYERLVTGIHNEDTIDQYREYGRKLGRLLYAGRWFDPQAMMIRESLQRWVARLITGEVTIGLRRGNDYSILDTTSPNLTYDPARLTMEKGEASFTPQDRIGQLHMRNNDIADTRKKLMVYLRTGLLGESGVLPQLAPPDDEDVGERK from the coding sequence ATGGCTAAAATTCTGCAACACCTGCCGGTTGGCGAAAAGATCGGGATCGCTTTTTCCGGCGGCCTGGACACCAGTGCTGCAATCCACTGGATGCGCGCCAAAGGTGCTATTCCCTATGCATACACCGCCAATCTCGGTCAGCCCGATGAACCCGATTATGAGGATATTCCCCGCCGGGCACTGATGTACGGCGCCGAAGCAGCCCGCCTGATCGATTGCCGCCAGCAGTTGGTCGCTGAGGGACTGGCTGCCCTACAGTGCGGTGCATTTCACATCTCAACCGCCGGTTTGCCCTACTTTAATACCACTCCACTCGGACGTGCAGTAACCGGTACCATGCTGGTCGCGGCCATGCGCGAAGATGGGGTTCATATCTGGGGGGACGGCAGTACCTACAAAGGGAACGATATCGAACGGTTTTATCGCTATGGCTTGCTGGTCAACCCCGATCTGCGTATCTATAAACCGTGGCTGGATCAGGCGTTTATCGACGAATTGGGTGGTCGGGCCGAGATGTCTGCCTACCTGAGTCGGGCCGGTTTTGAGTATCGCATGCCGGCGGAAAAAGCCTATTCAACCGACTCCAATATGCTGGGTGCCACTCACGAAGCGAAAGACCTGGAGTTTCTCGACCGCAACATCACGATTGTCAAGCCAATTATGGGCGTGGCCTTCTGGCAGCCGGATGTGCATATCGAATACGAAGAGGTACGCATCACCTTTGAAGAGGGCTTCCCGGTTGCGATTAATGGCATGACCTTCCCCGACCACGTCGCCCTCATGGCCGAAGCCAACCGCATTGGTGGACGACACGGCCTCGGTATGAGTGATCAAATCGAGAATCGGATTATCGAAGCCAAGAGTCGGGGTATCTACGAAGCCCCTGGCATGGCGCTGCTCTACATTGCCTACGAGCGGCTGGTAACCGGCATTCACAACGAAGATACGATTGATCAATACCGTGAGTACGGGCGAAAACTGGGGCGTCTCCTCTACGCCGGGCGCTGGTTCGATCCACAGGCGATGATGATCCGTGAGTCGTTGCAGCGTTGGGTTGCCCGCCTGATCACCGGTGAGGTGACGATTGGTCTGCGGCGTGGTAACGATTATTCAATCCTGGACACGACCTCACCTAATTTAACCTACGACCCGGCCCGGCTGACGATGGAGAAGGGGGAAGCCAGCTTCACACCCCAGGATCGGATTGGGCAGTTGCACATGCGCAACAACGACATTGCCGATACGCGCAAGAAGCTCATGGTTTACCTGCGCACCGGTCTCCTCGGCGAGAGTGGCGTATTGCCGCAACTTGCTCCGCCGGATGATGAGGATGTAGGAGAGAGGAAATAG
- a CDS encoding STAS domain-containing protein has protein sequence MDLRTRLILALSPLIIALLLFGLVAFFNRQRVTQAVDEVNRASKDLIEVAQSESLIFLEQYNVSEIIAGRQSDRSMIEPQRATIRSFLSEYTDQGNGSFVELELAARFEVMVAQHDAALTVFDRGDREEALAMISSNDYHRNIRAIHSLVIGAQREYEIQYLQAISQLEQIVNQGFWLGATVTGVATVIAITLALALIWQIGRHVDSLTADAERLTQTETDGQLSPVGSINQLRRLRDAFQHLLDVNRQRQQQLATALKAQQAQLARELELQATIRALSLPVTPLGANTIFLPLVGHLDAERGKQLEQTLLDAIQQRRARKVVIDVSGLATFEEETLQTLIRVGQGARLLGAQSILVGVRADQALHFTQLPSGLFTYARDIPAALTMNT, from the coding sequence ATGGATTTGCGCACTCGTCTCATTCTTGCACTCTCACCACTGATTATCGCGCTCCTGCTCTTTGGTCTAGTGGCGTTCTTCAATCGACAGCGTGTGACTCAGGCTGTCGACGAGGTGAATCGGGCATCCAAAGATCTGATAGAAGTCGCGCAGAGTGAGTCGCTCATTTTTCTCGAACAGTACAATGTGAGCGAGATTATCGCCGGTCGGCAGAGTGATCGGAGCATGATAGAACCGCAACGGGCAACTATCCGCTCCTTTCTGTCTGAGTATACCGATCAAGGAAACGGAAGTTTCGTTGAACTTGAGCTGGCCGCCCGTTTTGAGGTGATGGTTGCCCAGCACGATGCGGCACTGACCGTTTTTGATCGTGGTGATCGTGAAGAAGCGCTAGCAATGATTAGTAGCAACGATTACCACCGTAATATCCGGGCGATTCATAGCCTGGTTATCGGGGCACAACGCGAGTATGAGATACAGTATCTACAAGCGATCAGTCAGCTTGAGCAGATTGTCAACCAGGGATTTTGGCTTGGGGCAACAGTAACCGGCGTGGCTACAGTCATCGCGATCACCCTTGCTTTAGCGCTCATCTGGCAGATTGGCAGGCATGTTGATAGCCTGACGGCAGATGCTGAACGATTGACCCAAACCGAGACTGATGGGCAACTCAGCCCGGTTGGATCGATCAATCAACTTCGTCGTCTACGTGATGCGTTTCAGCATTTACTCGATGTTAACCGTCAACGACAGCAGCAGCTTGCCACTGCGCTGAAAGCACAACAGGCACAACTGGCGCGAGAGCTGGAATTGCAGGCAACGATTAGAGCATTGAGTCTGCCGGTGACACCGTTAGGTGCAAATACGATCTTTCTGCCGCTGGTCGGACATCTTGACGCTGAACGTGGTAAACAACTTGAACAGACCCTGCTCGATGCCATTCAGCAACGGCGTGCACGCAAGGTGGTCATTGATGTCAGCGGTCTGGCTACCTTTGAAGAGGAGACCCTGCAAACCCTGATCCGGGTTGGTCAGGGTGCCCGTCTGCTCGGTGCCCAGAGCATTCTGGTCGGCGTGCGCGCCGATCAAGCGTTGCACTTCACGCAGCTACCCTCCGGTCTGTTCACCTATGCGCGCGATATTCCGGCGGCCCTCACAATGAACACATGA
- a CDS encoding electron transfer flavoprotein subunit beta/FixA family protein, with translation MHIVVCLKQVPRDNSVKIRPDLTIDAEGIERIINLFDEYALEEGIRWNEQHGGKVTALSIGTSEWVEQLRRALAMGATDALLLSDPAFAQLDTIAAARVAAAAIRKLGDVDLVITGRNSTDDETGAFAPALARLLGWPQVTYVGKVLELQPGGTLRVERHLESVIETVSCRLPAVMSVIKDINEPRYPSLLKIKRVAKVEPPVWTAADLGLNAADLTPTAQLAERVPPPPRPKGEMIDGPDAATKVRKLVDKLMEYQVI, from the coding sequence ATGCACATTGTTGTGTGTCTGAAGCAAGTCCCTCGCGATAATTCGGTCAAGATTCGACCGGATTTGACGATTGACGCCGAGGGCATTGAGCGGATTATTAACCTCTTCGATGAGTATGCCCTTGAAGAGGGTATTCGCTGGAATGAGCAACACGGCGGGAAGGTGACAGCGCTTTCTATCGGCACGTCAGAGTGGGTCGAGCAACTGCGCCGGGCACTAGCAATGGGTGCAACTGATGCTTTGTTGCTGAGTGATCCGGCATTTGCGCAGCTCGATACGATTGCCGCCGCACGAGTAGCGGCAGCGGCGATCCGCAAGCTCGGTGATGTTGATCTGGTAATTACCGGTCGTAACAGCACCGACGATGAAACCGGGGCATTTGCACCGGCTCTGGCTCGCCTGCTCGGTTGGCCCCAGGTGACCTACGTCGGGAAGGTGCTGGAACTGCAACCCGGTGGAACGCTGCGGGTTGAGCGCCACCTCGAAAGTGTGATTGAGACGGTCTCGTGCCGCTTACCGGCAGTGATGTCGGTGATTAAGGATATTAACGAGCCACGCTATCCATCCCTCTTGAAGATCAAGCGGGTTGCCAAAGTGGAGCCGCCGGTTTGGACGGCTGCCGATCTGGGGTTGAATGCCGCAGATTTGACTCCCACTGCTCAACTGGCCGAACGGGTACCACCACCGCCCCGGCCCAAGGGTGAGATGATTGATGGCCCGGATGCAGCCACAAAAGTTCGCAAACTGGTTGATAAGCTGATGGAGTATCAGGTGATTTAA
- a CDS encoding electron transfer flavoprotein subunit alpha/FixB family protein — MNGVLVILEAVGDDLAAISRELLGKGRQLADALGGSLAALAIGPTTAVAARAAHFGADQIFTVEAPALSQYTTDGYVAAAMAAVKTFNPALIMAGTSFQMRDFGAALATDLNAGLSVDVTDLKVVDGAIQATRPSHGGNVINTYRFAAGKPVVALVRKQSFPEAAAQPDRSAPVTALAVAELNPRTTVEEVKPKAGAVNLTDAAIIVTGGRGLGNKDNYYRLIPPLAEALGGAYGASRAIVDDGWVPYEHQVGQTGKTVSPKLYIAAGVSGAIQHLAGMRTSRTIVAINKDPEAPIFRIATLGVVGDVNEILPLLTEEIKARLNR, encoded by the coding sequence ATGAACGGCGTACTGGTTATTCTGGAAGCAGTTGGTGATGATCTGGCCGCTATTTCGCGCGAATTGCTCGGTAAGGGGCGGCAGTTGGCCGACGCACTGGGAGGCTCTCTGGCTGCACTGGCTATCGGGCCGACCACAGCCGTGGCTGCCCGCGCCGCTCATTTTGGAGCCGACCAGATTTTTACGGTCGAAGCACCAGCGTTAAGCCAGTATACGACCGATGGGTATGTAGCAGCAGCGATGGCGGCTGTCAAGACGTTCAACCCGGCTCTGATCATGGCCGGTACGAGTTTCCAGATGCGCGATTTTGGGGCAGCACTGGCAACCGATCTCAATGCCGGGCTGTCGGTTGACGTGACCGATCTTAAGGTGGTTGATGGCGCGATTCAGGCGACCCGGCCATCGCACGGTGGGAATGTTATCAATACCTATCGCTTTGCCGCCGGGAAGCCGGTTGTCGCGTTGGTACGCAAGCAGAGCTTCCCCGAAGCGGCAGCGCAGCCGGATCGCAGTGCCCCGGTGACGGCATTGGCGGTAGCCGAACTCAATCCACGCACCACCGTGGAAGAGGTAAAACCGAAGGCGGGGGCCGTCAATCTGACCGACGCCGCGATTATTGTGACCGGTGGCCGTGGGTTGGGTAACAAGGACAACTACTACCGGCTCATTCCACCGCTGGCCGAGGCTCTCGGTGGCGCATACGGCGCTTCACGGGCAATTGTTGATGATGGTTGGGTGCCTTACGAGCATCAGGTCGGGCAGACCGGGAAGACGGTTAGCCCGAAGCTGTATATTGCCGCCGGGGTGAGTGGCGCTATCCAACACCTGGCCGGCATGCGCACCAGCCGCACGATTGTCGCCATTAACAAAGACCCCGAAGCACCTATTTTCCGCATCGCGACCCTCGGTGTGGTTGGTGATGTGAACGAGATTTTGCCGCTGCTTACCGAAGAGATCAAGGCTCGTCTCAATCGGTAG